From a single Miscanthus floridulus cultivar M001 chromosome 8, ASM1932011v1, whole genome shotgun sequence genomic region:
- the LOC136469764 gene encoding uncharacterized protein produces MGIPRSSLHPSKVPFYGIVPGKEAMPLGRIWLNVTFGQPDNFRKEPLTFEVVDFPDIYYALLGRPCFAKFMAIPNYTYLKLKMPGPKGVITIEGNFEQAYYYKQDCITQAAMLIAPCAPDGPSRDAGRAPIEEATKAAAVLDQPSIGKVVKTSSDSGGLAGPSI; encoded by the coding sequence ATGGGCATCCCTCGGAGTAGCCTGCACCCTAGCAAGGTGCCGTTCTATGGGATCGTGCCAGGGAAGGAAGCCATGCCCCTCGGGCGTATCTGGCTCAATGTCACCTTCGGCCAGCCAGACAACTTCCGCAAGGAGCCGCTCACCTTTGAGGTCGTTGACTTCCCCGACATCTACTATGCCCTCCTCGGTCGACCATgctttgccaagttcatggccatccctaacTACACTTATCTCAAGCTTAAGATGCCCGGCCCgaagggggtcatcaccatcgagggcaacttcgagcaagcctactactacAAGCAAGACTGCATCACCCAAGCGGCCATGCTCATCGCCCCCTGCGCTCCCGATGGCCCTAGCCGTGATGCAGGAAGGGCGCCGATAGAGGAAGCAACCAAGGCAGCGGCGGTGCTCGACCAACCGAGCATCGGCAAGGTGGTTAAGACCTCTAGCGACAGCGGTGGCTTGGCTGGCCCCTCCATCTAG